The Zygosaccharomyces rouxii strain CBS732 chromosome A complete sequence genome window below encodes:
- the GCD10 gene encoding tRNA 1-methyladenosine methyltransferase subunit GCD10 (similar to uniprot|P41814 Saccharomyces cerevisiae YNL062C GCD10 Subunit of tRNA (1-methyladenosine) methyltransferase with Gcd14p required for the modification of the adenine at position 58 in tRNAs especially tRNAi-Met first identified as a negative regulator of GCN4 expression) has protein sequence MDYLHHITADQHVILKLPSGNWKIVELKPHTSVSLGKFGAFQVDDIIGYPLGTQFEIYYENQSQPNDDDPKNKNRTPVGKVRIMDEDVGGSTEGSELSNVNSSANNMNLINIGNEIQAMTSEQIEELKRQSISGEEIVAKMIESHSAFHKKTLQSQEKYLNRKKRKFAKYFTVEYLSASFLLQWLLEKGDTQKVLDMSEETVAMLLNVANIRSEGQYLCMDETGGLLVYFMLERMFGGDNNSSHTGKIVVLHENEHANLDLLKYSNYSEKFINDHVKTVSLLDFFEPPNESEIDSYFKPIPKEEARQLKAGKKNAYQRRLKWYYNQHEIVQLSTKSQYDALIIASTLQLSTLVPLLAEKVHGSRPVVCYSQFKEILLELTHTLYTDLRFLAPSISETRVRPYQSVRGKLHPLMTMRGGGGYLMWAHRVIPAPEPPAHETEDEGNGPEEKKQKTQ, from the coding sequence ATGGATTATCTACATCATATTACAGCTGATCAGCATGTCATTCTAAAACTACCGTCTGGTAACTGGAAGATTGTTGAATTAAAACCACATACATCCGTCTCATTAGGTAAATTTGGCGCCTTCCAAGTGGACGATATCATCGGATACCCACTGGGAACACAATTTGAGATCTATTATGAAAATCAATCTCAACCAAATGATGACGATCCTAAGAACAAAAATAGAACACCGGTAGGCAAAGTCAGAAttatggatgaagatgttggTGGAAGTACTGAAGGAAGTGAATTGTCAAATGTTAACAGTAGCGCTAATAACATGAACCTGATCAATATCGGTAACGAAATCCAAGCCATGACTTCAGAACAAATAGAAGAGTTAAAACGTCAATCTATATCGGGTGAAGAGATCGTTGCCAAAATGATTGAATCACATAGCGCATTCCATAAGAAAACCTTGCAATCACAggaaaaatatttgaacCGTAAGAAACGTAAATTTGCCAAATACTTCACGGTCGAATATCTAAGTGCATCCTTTCTTTTACAATGGTTGTTGGAAAAAGGCGATACTCAAAAAGTGTTAGATATGTCAGAAGAAACCGTGGCAATGCTGCTAAATGTTGCTAACATTAGATCCGAAGGCCAGTATTTATGCATGGATGAAACCGGTGGATTATTAGTCTACTTTATGTTGGAGCGTATGTTTGGTGGTGATAATAATAGCTCTCACACTGGTAAGATCGTTGTACTACATGAAAACGAGCATGCAAATCTAGATCTTCTGAAATACTCCAACTAcagtgaaaaatttatcaatgatCATGTAAAGACCGTTTCGCTGTTAGATTTCTTCGAACCACCAAATGAGagtgaaattgattcctATTTCAAACCAATTCCTAAGGAAGAGGCTCGTCAATTGAAAGCCggaaagaaaaatgcaTATCAACGTAGATTGAAATGGTACTACAATCAACACGAAATTGTACAATTATCAACAAAGTCTCAGTACGACGCCCTGATTATTGCTAGCACCCTACAACTTTCGACACTAGTACCATTGCTGGCAGAAAAAGTTCATGGATCAAGACCAGTGGTATGCTATTCCcagttcaaagaaattttactGGAATTGACTCACACACTTTACACTGACCTTCGATTCTTAGCGCCTTCCATTTCCGAAACTCGTGTAAGACCATATCAAAGTGTTAGAGGTAAATTACACCCTCTAATGACAATGAGAGGCGGTGGCGGTTATCTAATGTGGGCTCATCGTGTTATACCGGCTCCTGAACCACCAGCGCACGAAACGGAAGATGAGGGAAACGGACCAGAGGagaagaaacaaaagaCACAGTAA
- the POG1 gene encoding Pog1p (weakly similar to uniprot|P40473 Saccharomyces cerevisiae YIL122W): MQEGSKREEDIIKKINSSTFQQSRGDASSNPVKTRIRRQILKDLGFLQEGEQEVEDELIANDKCLDLYLQIRLERERKQIESLRESNLDRLNTIIDKCLQSDKFTKDSLWKILDLIYKPLPSGSSASSSQQQQEQQQEQRPAQPTVALSPDARKRKLASPVVSPKGHKRFASDVPSLGTVAATQPPYYGAPIQSGPTPWVGQQYNQQAPPQHQQQYEFKNTIPAGLGGPARHPHQETIQTTPISENQPPTAAMAQQQQYFAGHYSPAQFVANGARGGYFLPAATATAAAQSGRPHPVVMMQSDSPTQRAPSGYLQPPQHIPSSYGSTIKQEYPMTTRRLQGHRRSQSANVPTFGIGSTKSPSRELHATPQKPVNFLIHTPKHPPPG; the protein is encoded by the coding sequence ATGCAGGAGGGAAGTAAAAGGGAGGAAGATATTATTAAAAAgattaattcttcaacttttcaacaatCGAGGGGTGATGCCAGCAGTAATCCAGTAAAAACTAGAATTAGAAGGCAAAttctaaaagatttggGTTTTCTACAAGAAGGGGAacaagaagtggaagatgaattaaTAGCTAACGACAAATGCTTGGATCTTTACTTGCAAATACGACTGGAAAGAGAACGTAAGCAAATCGAGTCGTTACGTGAATCTAACCTCGATAGGCTAAATACTATTATAGACAAGTGCTTACAATCCGAtaaatttacaaaagattcATTGTGGAAAATTTTAGACCTAATTTATAAACCACTGCCGTCTGGTAGTAGTGCTAGTTCTTCACAGCAGCAGCAAGAGCAGCAGCAAGAGCAGCGACCGGCTCAACCGACCGTCGCTCTATCACCGGACgcaaggaaaagaaaactggCATCCCCAGTGGTAAGCCCAAAGGGCCATAAAAGATTCGCATCTGATGTTCCCTCGTTGGGCACTGTGGCGGCGACCCAACCACCTTACTACGGCGCACCGATTCAAAGTGGTCCAACACCTTGGGTTGGTCAGCAGTATAACCAACAAGCACCACCAcaacaccaacaacaatatgaatttaaaaataCAATCCCAGCTGGTCTGGGTGGACCTGCAAGACATCCTCATCAAGAGACCATTCAAACTACACCGATTAGTGAAAACCAACCACCAACGGCTGCAATGGCGCAACAACAGCAATATTTTGCAGGTCACTACTCACCTGCTCAGTTTGTCGCAAATGGAGCCCGAGGTGGTTATTTCTTACCCGCTGCTACAGCTACAGCAGCTGCTCAGAGTGGTAGACCTCATCCTGTAGTAATGATGCAGTCAGATTCACCAACACAGCGAGCACCATCTGGTTATTTACAACCTCCGCAACATATTCCGTCATCTTATGGTAGTACCATAAAGCAAGAATATCCGATGACAACAAGACGACTTCAAGGTCATAGACGTTCACAGAGTGCAAATGTACCGACTTTTGGTATAGGCTCAACGAAGTCGCCATCGAGGGAATTACATGCAACTCCCCAGAAACCTGttaattttttaattcatACGCCAAAGCATCCACCTCCGGGGTAG
- the YDJ1 gene encoding type I HSP40 co-chaperone YDJ1 (highly similar to gnl|GLV|CAGL0J09966g Candida glabrata CAGL0J09966g and similar to YNL064C uniprot|P25491 Saccharomyces cerevisiae YNL064C YDJ1 yeast dnaJ homolog (nuclear envelope protein) heat shock protein) translates to MVKETKFYDLLGVSATASETEIKKAYRKTALKYHPDKNPSEEAAEKFKEASSAYEVLMDAEKREAYDQFGEEGLSGAGAAGGGFGGFGGFGGFGDDLFSQFFGGGASRPRGPQRGRDIKHEITVTLEELYKGRTSKLALNKQILCKTCEGRGGKEGAVKKCTSCNGQGVKFITRQMGPMIQRFQTECDACDGTGDIINPKDRCKACSGKKVANERKILEVHVDPGMKDGQKIVFKGEADQAPDIIPGDVIFVVSERPHKHFRRDSDDLVYEADIDLLTAIAGGEFAIEHVSGDWLKVEIVPGEVISPGMRKVIEGKGMPVLKYGGFGNLLVKFNIVFPKDHFTSLENMKKLEEILPPRKKTSIPSKAHVDDCVLSEFDAAKYSSTRGGRSANSYDEDDEDQPGAEGVQCASQ, encoded by the coding sequence ATGGTTAAAGAAACAAAGTTTTACGACCTCTTAGGAGTTTCGGCAACTGCATCGGAAACTGAAATCAAAAAAGCTTATAGAAAGACTGCATTGAAATATCATCCTGATAAGAATCCATCAGAAGAAGCTGCTGAAAAGTTTAAGGAAGCTTCTTCAGCATACGAAGTTCTTATGGATGCTGAGAAAAGAGAAGCTTATGAtcaatttggtgaagaaggtttgAGCGGCGCCGGTGCTGCCGGTGGTGGATTCGGCGGATTCGGTGGATTCGGTGGATTCGGCGATGATTTATTCTCACAGttctttggtggtggtgcatCAAGACCAAGAGGTCCACAAAGAGGTAGAGACATTAAACATGAAATCACAGTCACATTGGAGGAATTGTACAAGGGTAGAACATCGAAATTGGCACTTAACAAGCAAATCTTGTGTAAGACTTGTGAAGGTCGTGGTGGTAAAGAAGGTGCAGTTAAGAAGTGTACATCCTGTAACGGTCAAGGTGTGAAATTCATCACTAGACAAATGGGTCCTATGATCCAAAGATTCCAAACCGAGTGTGATGCTTGTGATGGTACAGGTGATATCATTAATCCAAAGGACCGTTGTAAGGCTTGTAGCGGTAAGAAAGTGGCAAATGAAAGAAAGATTTTGGAAGTTCATGTGGATCCAGGTATGAAAGATGGTCAAAAAATCGTTTTCAAGGGTGAAGCTGACCAAGCTCCAGATATTATTCCAGGTGATGTTATCTTCGTGGTATCTGAAAGACCTCACAAACACTTCCGTAGAGATTCTGACGATCTAGTGTACGAAGCCGATATCGATCTACTAACAGCTATCGCCGGTGGTGAATTCGCAATTGAGCACGTTTCTGGTGATTGGCTCAAGGTGGAGATTGTGCCTGGTGAAGTTATCTCTCCTGGTATGCGTAAAGTTATCGAAGGTAAGGGTATGCCAGTTCTTAAATACGGTGGTTTCGGTAACCTATTGgttaaatttaatatcGTTTTCCCTAAGGACCACTTCACcagtttggaaaatatgaagaaattggaagaaatcttACCACCAAGAAAGAAGACATCAATTCCATCCAAGGCTCACGTAGACGATTGTGTCCTATCCGAATTCGATGCAGCTAAATACAGTAGTACACGTGGTGGTAGAAGCGCCAACAGTTACGACGAGGATGACGAAGATCAACCAGGTGCTGAAGGTGTTCAATGTGCATCTCAATGA
- the MTQ1 gene encoding S-adenosylmethionine-dependent methyltransferase (similar to uniprot|P53944 Saccharomyces cerevisiae YNL063W MTQ1) — protein sequence MPRVAPRLLKKALKAHSLLPLLLPACRSIEQSAQEFRWIRNELPNMKQVRQACLQRFKLVPLQYILGNQPFGELDIVCRPGVLIPRWETEEWVCELSERLLGSMGPLNSPFPIWDLCCGTGCVGLLLQRRLGPGCSLTAVDVTDAALGLCVENAHRNDLERPRLIATDVLTKKIVPDSRISLLTCNPPYIPKNQFAADTSPSVKRHEPQLALIGDLEFYSSLVNTWIHHTDSFVYEVGDRRQIEYVMHGIRDDPRLQLEWCVGYRLDSSGCPRVVYGYKAESSLAGALSGYGDLLYIPPGAGK from the coding sequence ATGCCAAGAGTTGCCCCTCGTCTACTGAAAAAAGCTCTAAAGGCTCATTCTTTACTGCCATTGTTATTGCCTGCGTGTAGAAGTATAGAACAAAGTGCGCAGGAGTTTCGCTGGATACGCAATGAGCTGCCCAATATGAAGCAAGTAAGGCAAGCTTGTCTACAGAGATTTAAACTAGTTCCTCTACAGTACATACTCGGTAATCAGCCGTTTGGTGAACTGGACATCGTCTGCCGCCCAGGTGTTCTCATTCCTAGATGGGAGACGGAAGAATGGGTTTGTGAATTATCCGAACGGCTCTTGGGTTCAATGGGGCCATTGAACTCGCCGTTTCCCATATGGGATCTTTGTTGTGGTACAGGATGTGTGGGTCTCTTGCTACAAAGGAGACTGGGACCTGGTTGTTCATTAACTGCTGTGGACGTGACGGATGCTGCTCTAGGTTTGTGTGTGGAGAATGCACATCGTAACGATTTAGAGAGGCCCCGATTAATAGCCACTGATGTGCTGACTAAGAAAATAGTTCCAGACAGCCGAATATCCCTTCTGACCTGCAATCCGCCCTATATCCCCAAGAACCAGTTTGCCGCCGACACTTCACCGTCGGTTAAAAGGCACGAACCACAGCTGGCTCTGATTGGTGATTTGGAGTTTTATTCGAGTCTTGTGAATACATGGATCCACCACACGGATTCGTTCGTTTACGAAGTAGGAGATCGGCGGCAGATTGAATACGTGATGCACGGAATCAGAGATGACCCTCGTTTGCAACTAGAATGGTGTGTAGGGTATAGGTTGGACTCTTCCGGCTGTCCGCGGGTGGTTTACGGATATAAAGCGGAGTCGTCACTTGCGGGAGCGCTCAGCGGCTACGGAGATCTACTGTATATACCCCCGGGTGCGGGGAagtaa
- a CDS encoding MFS transporter (similar to uniprot|P40474 Saccharomyces cerevisiae YIL121W QDR2 Multidrug transporter required for resistance to quinidine barban cisplatin and bleomycin member of the major facilitator superfamily of transporters conferring multiple drug resistance (MFS-MDR)): MCTDTDTKVVFDSSQKDSNSLKTSDQKSDGSLAGKDNESEIPYSRFKRRDKLLLVAQCASTGLFSSIAASIYFPVLTTVERKFHITEEQANITVVVYYVFQGLSPSFMGNMADTLGRRPVILVSVLIYFVACLGIASCNTYSQLIGLRCLQAAGISPVIAINSGMMTDITTRAERGGYVGYTSGCQVLGSAFGALIGAGLSSRWGWRSVFWFLSIGSGICLVISTLLLPETKRTIVGNASITPRSILNRSPILAIPAVRRELHLDNPDLQTLEPSPKMNILASYKILLTPEIDLLLFVAGLQFATWTTHQTALSLNLSKKYNLSVAKIGLCFLPSGISTLLSVVFSGRFLNWNYKRRLALHNNWLQEQKKQLFEENDNDIDRVNHLLATDPRYHFNIFRARLQLAFFTLVLSSGGFAAFGWCIQVKAPLAAVLVTSGFASLFSNCILTMSTTLVVDLFPSKASTAAGLVNLFRCMLSVVFIASLHKMSSKMNYGGVFTFLAALTASSSVLLLIPVSNGKTLSYRRREEERRLLEDVEN, from the coding sequence ATGTGTACAGACACTGACACTAAGGTTGTCTTTGATAGCTCTCAGAAAGATTCGAATAGTCTGAAAACGTCGGATCAGAAATCTGACGGTTCACTAGCAGGTAAAGATAATGAATCGGAGATACCTTATTCTAGatttaaaagaagagatAAACTGTTATTAGTTGCACAATGTGCATCAACAGGTCTTTTCTCATCAATAGCAGCCTCCATCTATTTCCCAGTTTTAACAACTGTGGAAAGAAAATTCCATATTACTGAAGAACAGGCAAATATTACGGTTGTAGTTTACTATGTCTTTCAAGGACTTTCACCTTCATTTATGGGAAATATGGCAGATACTCTAGGTAGAAGACCAGTTATCTTGGTATCTGTTCTAATTTATTTTGTCGCCTGTTTAGGGATTGCATCTTGCAATACTTATTCACAATTAATTGGTTTAAGATGCTTGCAAGCCGCCGGAATTTCACCTGTAATCGCCATTAATAGTGGTATGATGACTGATATTACAACTAGGGCGGAAAGAGGCGGTTATGTTGGTTACACTTCAGGCTGTCAGGTGCTTGGAAGTGCATTTGGAGCCCTAATCGGAGCTGGTCTATCTTCCCGCTGGGGGTGGAGATCTGTATTTTGGTTTCTATCAATTGGATCTGGTATATGTCTTGTAATTTCGACTTTACTGTTACCAGAGACAAAGAGAACCATTGTGGGCAATGCTTCCATTACACCTAGGTCAATTCTCAACAGATCACCGATTCTGGCGATTCCCGCCGTGAGACGAGAATTACATTTGGATAATCCAGATCTACAAACGTTAGAACCATCACCAAAGATGAATATCTTGGCATCTTACAAAATTTTACTTACACCtgaaattgatctcttGCTATTCGTTGCAGGGTTACAATTTGCAACATGGACTACCCACCAGACGGCATTATCGTTAAATTTGAGtaaaaaatacaatttaTCAGTCGCAAAAATTGGTCTTTGCTTCTTACCTTCAGGAATATCTACATTACTGAGTGTTGTATTCTCAGGTAGATTTCTAAATTGGAATTACAAGAGAAGATTAGCACTACATAATAATTGGcttcaagaacaaaagaaacaaTTATTTGAGGAAAATGACAATGATATTGATAGAGTTAACCACCTTTTAGCGACTGATCCTCGTTACCATTTCAATATCTTTCGCGCCAGATTACAACTGGCATTCTTTACTTTAGTCTTATCGAGTGGTGGATTTGCAGCTTTTGGTTGGTGTATCCAAGTAAAGGCGCCACTAGCGGCTGTTTTGGTTACTAGCGGTTTCGCCTCACTTTTTTCCAACTGTATTTTAACCATGTCTACAACATTAGTCGTAGATCTCTTCCCTTCAAAGGCTTCGACTGCAGCAGGCTTGGTTAATCTGTTCAGATGCATGCTCTCAGTAGTTTTCATTGCTTCCCTTCATAAGATgtcttcaaaaatgaattacGGTGGTGTCTTTACTTTTCTAGCAGCATTGactgcatcttcatccgTTCTGCTGTTAATACCAGTGTCGAACGGTAAGACTCTTTCTTATAGACGTCGTGAAGAAGAGAGGAGATTATTAGAAGATGTCGAGAATTGA
- the NOP2 gene encoding rRNA (cytosine-C5-)-methyltransferase NOP2 (similar to uniprot|P40991 Saccharomyces cerevisiae YNL061W NOP2 Probable RNA m(5)C methyltransferase essential for processing and maturation of 27S pre-rRNA and large ribosomal subunit biogenesis localized to the nucleolus): protein MGNRRLSKRQPDPPTFDEFKSRKDKKSSKKKEKVKRQLPTEDGVEKKKSKKQKSSKPVAEKVEKEETEEDKLPEVDLEELSKAKKSLFDDEEEEVNGDSEDEQLQDEFDLEQEYDDDDDEDEAHAQQMFSDDDDDEVDLEELNVDNMESLSKKLDEEQALDAEEAEMELVEGEREQPKANVLPTEEEEEMEAQQQPDLTTVRTRMIEIVKVLDDFKNLAAEGRSRTEYVDRLIKDICQYFGYSPFLAEKLFQLFSPAEALEFFEANEISRPITIRTNTLRTRRRDLAQALVNRGVNLQPIGSWTKVGLQIFDSQVPIGATPEYLAGNYILQAASSFLPVIALDPQENERILDMAAAPGGKTTYISALMKNTGCVFANDANKSRTKSLVANIHRLGCTNTIVCNYDAREFPRVIGGFDRILLDAPCSGTGVIGKDQSVKVSRTEKDFMQIPHLQKQLLLSAIDSVDSHSKTGGIIVYSTCSVAVEEDEQVVDYALRKRPNIKLIETGLAIGKEGFASYRGKKFHPSLKLTRRYYPHTYNVDGFFVAKFQKLGPSPHDDNQNSAKEKEAAAVKEAVEEGIIHSDFASFDNEEDDKYIQKSQKQNLLKRGVNPKSVKSNK from the coding sequence ATGGGGAATAGACGTTTAAGTAAGAGACAACCAGATCCTCCCACCTTCGACGAGTTCAAATCTCGTAAGGACAAAAAATcaagcaagaagaaggagaaggTCAAGAGACAACTTCCTACTGAGGATGGTgtagaaaagaagaagagtaagAAACAAAAGAGTTCTAAGCCAGTTGCTGAAAAAGtggagaaagaagaaacagaGGAAGATAAATTGCCAGAAGTTGACCTCGAGGAATTGTCCAAGGCGAAGAAATCTTTGTTCGATgacgaagaggaagaagttAATGGAGATTCTGAGGATGAGCAGTTgcaagatgaatttgatttaGAACAGgaatatgatgatgacgatgatgaagatgaagcacaTGCACAACAGATGTTctctgatgatgatgacgatgaagtcgatttggaagaattgaatgTCGACAACATGGAATCTCTTTCTAAAAAGTTGGATGAAGAACAGGCGCTTGATGCAGAGGAAGCTGAAATGGAATTGGTTGAGGGTGAAAGGGAACAACCAAAGGCAAATGTTCTACCTAccgaagaagaagaagagatgGAGGCTCAACAACAGCCTGATCTAACCACCGTTAGGACGAGAATGATTGAGATTGTTAAAGTGCTTGATGACTTCAAGAACTTGGCTGCTGAAGGTAGATCAAGAACTGAATACGTGGATAGATTGATTAAGGACATTTGTCAATATTTCGGTTATTCGCCATTTTTGgcagaaaaattgttccaattgttTTCTCCCGCTGAAGCCTTGGAGTTTTTCGAAGcaaatgaaatttctagACCTATTACCATAAGAACAAACACTTTAAGAACGAGAAGAAGAGATTTAGCTCAAGCATTAGTAAACAGGGGTGTCAATTTACAACCAATCGGTTCTTGGACTAAAGTGggtcttcaaattttcgACTCTCAGGTACCTATCGGTGCCACTCCAGAATATTTGGCCGGTAATTATATTTTACAAGCTGCATCTTCTTTCCTACCGGTAATTGCCTTAGATCCTCAAGAAAATGAACGTATTCTAGATATGGCCGCTGCTCCGGGTGGTAAGACTACTTACATCTCAGCACTTATGAAGAATACTGGTTGTGTGTTTGCCAATGATGCTAACAAGTCTAGAACTAAATCTTTGGTGGCGAACATCCATCGTCTCGGTTGTACAAATACAATTGTATGCAATTACGATGCTCGTGAGTTCCCTCGTGTCATCGGTGGGTTTGATAGAATATTGTTAGATGCACCATGTTCAGGTACTGGTGTCATCGGTAAGGATCAATCGGTTAAAGTTTCACGTACCGAGAAGGATTTTATGCAAATTCCTCATTTGCAAAAACAACTTCTATTATCTGCCATTGATTCTGTAGATTCTCATTCAAAGACTGGTGGTATTATCGTTTATTCTACATGTTCCGTGGCagttgaagaagacgaaCAGGTTGTAGATTATGCGCTGAGGAAAAGACCTAATATCAAATTAATCGAAACCGGATTAGCCATTGGTAAAGAAGGATTTGCCAGCTATAGAGGTAAAAAATTCCATCCTAGTTTAAAATTGACAAGGAGGTATTATCCACACACTTATAACGTTGATGGGTTTTTTGTTGCTAAATTCCAGAAGTTGGGTCCATCTCCACACGACGACAACCAAAACTCTGCCAAGGAGAAGGAAGCTGCTGCCGTCAAAGAAGCAGTCGAAGAAGGTATTATCCATTCCGATTTTGCCAGCTTCGACAACGAAGAGGACGACAAATACATTCAGAAATCTCAGAAAcagaatttgttgaaaagaggTGTGAACCCCAAGTCGGTAAAATCAAACaaataa